Part of the Streptococcaceae bacterium ESL0687 genome is shown below.
TTCGTTGGTAAAATGGATGAAAACCACAAGTTTAACCGCGGTGAATTCACAGAACTTGACTTTGGTCATGACTTCTATGCAACTCAAACAGCCCTTGCACCTGACGGACGCCGTTTAGTCTTTGCTTGGATGGCTATGTGGGAAAGTGACATGCCAGAAAAAGCTGACGGATGGGCTGGAGCTCTAACATTCCCAAGGGAATTAAGCCTTCACGGGGACAAACTATTCATGAAACCTGTTAGAGAAATTAAAGACCTAAGAACTGAAGAATTAGTTAAGGCTTCAATCAACTCAACAGAAGTTAACCTTCTTGAAGGACAAACGAATAGTGCTGAAATTAGAGCTGACTTTAAAACAGAAGGATCATTTGAGCTTAATTTACAGGATGAGCAAGCAAATGTTCTAATGAACCTAAACTATGACCAAGCTAATGGTAAATTTACCCTTAAACGTGTTGACCGTGAAGGTGACGACCGTTTTGCAAATCTTGAAGTTAACAAAAATGAATATGACCTTCATATCCTAGTTGATACAAGTTCAGTTGAAATTTTCATTAACTCTGGTGAGGTTGTCTTTACTGAACGCTTCTACATTGAAGGAAACCCAACAATTTCCCTAAAAGCTGCTACAGAGATTTCAGGTGAATACGTAACTTACCAACTAGATAACAAAGCAATTGACTACAAGATCAAATAAAATATCTTAAAAAGATTAAATATCTGCCTGTACATGGGCAGATATTTTTTGTTATACTTTGAAAAAATAAAAAGGAAGTAATATGAAACCTAAATTAGAAGATGTAGCCCGCCTGGCAAATGTTTCTAAAACGACAGTATCAAGAGTCTTAAACAAGAGAGGCTACCTGAGTGAAGAAACCATCGAAAAAGTTTACCAGGCCATGCAGGAATTAAATTACCAACCCAATATAGTCGCAAGACAGCTTCATAAGCAAAGAACAGATATTATCGGTTTACTTTTTCCAGTTGTAAGTAATCCCTTTTTCGGAGAATTAATCGAAGAACTTGAAAAGAAGCTTTATCAAAAAGGCTATAAGGTACTAGTCGGAAATTCCCTTAATGATTCTGATAAGGAAAGTGACTATTTAAATCAACTTCTGACCAGACAGGTTGACGGCTTAATTGTTGGAACCCATAATACTGGAATTAAGGAATATAAATACAATAACCTTCCCATCGTAGCCATTGAAAGAACCTTGAGTGACGACATCCCTGTCGTAGAATGTGATAACTATGCAGGTGGTGTTCTTGCTACCAATTACTTATATGATCAAGGTGCGCGTTATATCATTCATACAACAGGAAAAAGCATTCTCGATATGCCAAGTGATTTGAGGCATTTAGCCTATAAGGATACCATGATTGATTTGGGCCTTCCTCCCAGAGCCTACTCCGTTTATTTCGAACTTGATATAGAAGAGAAGAAGAAGGTAATCAAAGACATGCTTGATGAAAATCCTCAGGTAGACGGAATTTTTGCGGGAAATGATGTCGAAGCAGCCATGATCATTGATATAGCCCGTAAAGGAGGGAAAAGAGTACCTGAAGACCTTAAAGTCATCGGTTTTGATGGAACAAAAATCTCAAGGATTCTTCAACCTAATCTACCAACTATTATCCAGCCGATTGAAGAGATGGCCGAAAAAGCAATAGAGCTCTTGGAAAAAAGAATACAGGGTGAAGAGGTTGAAAAAGAAGTAATCCTTCCAATAAGCCTTTATTTGGGTTAGTTTAAATTTTTTATTAAAGATAAGATAAAATTTTAATCTTTATATAAAAAATGGGTATAAATTTTTGACAATTTTAAAAAGATTCTGATAATATTGTAAAACAGTCGCCATAACCAGATAGAAATTTTTCTATCCAAATTAGAAAACGGAGGATTAATATGATAAGATCAGATGATAGCTGCTATTTTGAAGAATTGTTCAAAGAATTTATCCCAATTATTGTAAATGAAATGAAAAGAATCCGTATCACTTTGTGGGATAAGGATGATTACTACCAAGAGGGAAGGATTATTTTGGCTAAACTTTTAGAACTAGAGCTTGAGGTCTCAGTTTTATTTAGTTATTTCAAAACAAAATACAACCAGCATCTAACTGATACTTACCGCAAGCAAGAAGCTGAAAAAAGAAAATTTAATGAACAGGCCTATTTAGATGTCCACGAGTATGGTGATTTGATAGCGACCAATAAGGCAATGAGTGTTTGCGATGAGGTTTCCTCATTGATTGATTTAAAAGAATTTGTAAAAACACTCACGGAAAAAGAGTTTCAAATAATGCTCATGGTGATCAAAGGTGACAAATGCAGTCCTAATGCAAAGAGTAGATTGAAGAAAAAAATGAAAGAGTTCTTAAGTCAAAGATACTAAGCGTGGGCTCAGATTAACTAATACCTACGGGATTTTTTCCTGTAGGTATTTTTTTTAATTTTTTTCAAAAAAAGCGTTGACAATTATTCAAAAGATTGATAAACTAATAACACTGTCAAGGGCAGGTCAACTTATTGTGATTTAAGACTTTGAAAAAAGTTAAAAAAACATGTTGACAGAGTGTCCTATAGATGGTAAACTAACAAAGTTGCTTGAGGGCAACACTTAGTTAATTAATCCAGTTAAATAACTAAGAAAAAAGTTAAAAAAGTAGTTGACAAAGACTTCTAGTCATAGTAAACTATAAAAGTTGTCTGAGGGCAACAGCTTAAAACTTGAGTCAAAAAAACTTTAAAAAAGTAGTTGACAAGTAAAACAAGTTTTGATAAACTAATGAAGTTGTCTCGCAAGAGATGACGATAGACCTTTGAAAACTGAACAAAGCAAAACGAACCAAATGTGCAGGGTGAATGTTTAAACATTCAACTGTCAATTTTGACAATAAATAAAGCAACAAAAGCGAGCTAGTGACTCTTAAGAGTCTGCTCATAATTTATATGAGAGTTTGATCCTGGCTCAGGACGAACGCTGGCGGCGTGCCTAATACATGCAAGTTGAGCGCTGAAATCTGGTACTTGTACTAGATGGATGAGCAGCGAACGGGTGAGTAACGCGTGGGTAACCTGCCTTATAGAGGGGGATAACTACTGGAAACGGTAGCTAATACCGCATAACACTTAGTATCACATGATACAGAGTTGAAAGTGCCAATTGGTACACTATGAGATGGACCCGCGTTGTATTAGCTAGTTGGTGAGGTAAAGGCTCACCAAGGCGATGATACATAGCCGACCTGAGAGGGTGATCGGCCACACTGGGACTGAGACACGGCCCAGACTCCTACGGGAGGCAGCAGTAGGGAATCTTCGGCAATGGACGAAAGTCTGACCGAGCAACGCCGCGTGAGTGAAGAAGGTTTTCGGATCGTAAAACTCTGTTGTAAGAGAAGAACACCAGTGATAGTGGAAAGATCACTGGCTGACGGTATCTTACCAGAAAGCCACGGCTAACTACGTGCCAGCAGCCGCGGTAATACGTAGGTGGCAAGCGTTGTCCGGATTTATTGGGCGTAAAGCGAGCGCAGGCGGTTCATTAAGTCTGATGTAAAAGGCAGTGGCTCAACCATTGTAAGCATTGGAAACTGGTGAACTTGAGTGCAGTAGAGGAGAGTGGAATTCCATGTGTAGCGGTGAAATGCGTAGATATATGGAGGAACACCGGAGGCGAAAGCGGCTCTCTGGACTGTAACTGACGCTGAGGCTCGAAAGCGTGGGGAGCAAACAGGATTAGATACCCTGGTAGTCCACGCCGTAAACGATGAGTGCTAGATGTTCGGGGGTATCCACCCCTGAGTGTCGCAGCTAACGCATTAAGCACTCCGCCTGGGGAGTACGACCGCAAGGTTGAAACTCAAAGGAATTGACGGGGGCCCGCACAAGCGGTGGAGCATGTGGTTTAATTCGAAGCAACGCGAAGAACCTTACCAGGTCTTGACATACGAGTGCTATCCCTAGAGATAGGGAGTTCCTTCGGGACACTCGATACAGGTGGTGCATGGTTGTCGTCAGCTCGTGTCGTGAGATGTTGGGTTAAGTCCCGCAACGAGCGCAACCCCTATTGTTAGTTGCCATCATTAAGTTGGGCACTCTAGCGAGACTGCCGGTAATAAACCGGAGGAAGGTGGGGATGACGTCAAATCAGCATGCCCCTTATGACCTGGGCTACACACGTGCTACAATGGGAAGTACAACGAGTCGCAAGCCGGTGACGGCAAGCTAATCTCTTAAAGCTTCTCTCAGTTCGGATTGTAGGCTGCAACTCGCCTACATGAAGTCGGAATCGCTAGTAATCGCGGATCAGCACGCCGCGGTGAATACGTTCCCGGGCCTTGTACACACCGCCCGTCACACCACGAGAGTTTGTAACACCCGAAGTCGGTGAGGTAACCGTAAGGAGCCAACCGCCTAAGGTGGGATAGATGATTGGGGTGAAGTCGTAACAAGGTAGCCGTATCGGAAGGTGCGGCTGGATCACCTCCTTTCTAAGGAAAATACGAGGATACCTGCACATTTAGTTTTGCATTGTTTAGTTTTGAGAGGTTTATACCTAAAACAAGATATATATCTTCTCAAAGAAGATTGGGGCCTTAGCTCAGCTGGGAGAGCGCCTGCTTTGCACGCAGGAGGTCAGCGGTTCGATCCCGCTAGGCTCCATAGGTAGTTGAATGACTACCAATCGATCATTGAAAATTGAATAATTTCTAATATAACAAAGAAATAAACCGAAAATGCTGTGATTTAAAGAGTTTAAAAACGAAGAAATCAAAACTTATAACTGAATTTAATAATTCAAAATTAAAGGTTAAGTTAATAAGGGCGCACGGTGGATGCCTTGGCACTAGGAGCCGAAGAAGGACGTGACTAACTACGATATTTCACGGGGAGCTGTAAGTAAGCGATGATCCGTGAGTTTCCGAATGGGGAACCCAACATCTAATGGATGTTATCCATACATGAATACATAGTGTATGAGAAGGAAGACGCAGTGAACTGAAACATCTAAGTAGCTGCAGGAAGAGAAAGCAAATGCGATTTCCTGAGTAGCGGCGAGCGAAACGGAAGAAGACCAAACCAAGGGACTTGTCCCTTGGGGTTGTAGGACTGCAACGTGGACTTACATTTTATAGAAGAATTACCTGGAAAGGTAAGCCAGAGAGAGTAATAGCCTCGTAATCGAAATAGAATGTATACCTAGCAGTATCCTGAGTACGGCAAGACACGAGGAATCTTGTCGGAATCCGGGAGGACCATCTCCCAAGTCTAAATACTCCCTAGTGACCGATAGTGAACCAGTACCGTGAGGGAAAGGTGAAAAGAACCCCGGAAGGGGAGTGAAATAGCACCTGAAACCGTGTGCCTACAACAAGTTCGAGCCCGTTAATGGGTGAGAGCGTGCCTTTTGTAGAATGAACCGGCGAGTTACGTTATGTTGCGAGGTTAAGATGAAGAGTCGGAGCCGTAGCGAAAGCGAGTCTTAATAGGGCGCTTTAGTAACATGATGTAGACCCGAAACCATGTGACCTATCCATGAGCAGGTTGAAGGTGAGGTAAAACTCACTGGAGGACCGAACCAGAGTACGTTGAAAAGTGCTTGGATGACTTGTGGATAGCGGAGAAATTCCAAACGAACTTGGAGATAGCTGGTTCTCTCCGAAATAGCTTTAGGGCTAGCGTCGTAATTTAAATGTCTTGGAGGTAGAGCACTGTTTGGGTGAGGGGTCCATCCCGGATTACCAATCTCAGATAAACTCCGAATGCCAATGACATATGTACGGCAGTCAGACTGCGAGTGCTAAGATCCGTAGTCGAAAGGGAAACAGCCCAGACCACCAGCTAAGGTCCCAAAATATATGTTAAGTGGAAAAGGATGTGGGGTTGCACAGACAACTAGGATGTTAGCTCAGAAGCAGCTACCATTCAAAGAGTGCGTAATAGCTCACTAGTCGAGTGACCCTGCGCCGAAATGTACCGGGGCTAAACATATTACCGAAGCTGTGGAATTACTTTTTAAGTAATTGGTAGGAGAGCGTTCTATACAGCGCCGAAGGTATACCGTGAGGAGTGCTGGAGCGTATAGAAGTGAGAATGCCGGTATGAGTAGCGAAAGACAGGTGAGAATCCTGTCCACCGTAAGACTAAGGTTTCCAGGGGAAGGCTCGTCCGCCCTGGGTTAGTCGGGACCTAAGGAGAGGCCGAAAGGCGTATCCGATGGACAACAGGTTGATATTCCTGTACTAGATATTATAGTGATGGAGGGACGCAGTAGGCTAACATGTGCCAGTTAATGGATTCTGGTCTAAGCAGTGAGGTGTAGTATGAGTCAAATGCTTGTACTTCTAACATTGAGCTGTGATGGGGAAGCGACTAAGGTCGCGAAGTATGTGATGTCACACTGCCGAGAAAAGCTTCTAGCGTTTAAATAATATCTACCCGTACCGCAAACCGACACAGGTAGTCGAGGCGAGTAGCCTCAGGTGAGCGAGAGAACTCTCGTTAAGGAACTCGGCAAAATGGCCCCGTAACTTAGGGAGAAGGGGCGCT
Proteins encoded:
- a CDS encoding LacI family DNA-binding transcriptional regulator, which gives rise to MKPKLEDVARLANVSKTTVSRVLNKRGYLSEETIEKVYQAMQELNYQPNIVARQLHKQRTDIIGLLFPVVSNPFFGELIEELEKKLYQKGYKVLVGNSLNDSDKESDYLNQLLTRQVDGLIVGTHNTGIKEYKYNNLPIVAIERTLSDDIPVVECDNYAGGVLATNYLYDQGARYIIHTTGKSILDMPSDLRHLAYKDTMIDLGLPPRAYSVYFELDIEEKKKVIKDMLDENPQVDGIFAGNDVEAAMIIDIARKGGKRVPEDLKVIGFDGTKISRILQPNLPTIIQPIEEMAEKAIELLEKRIQGEEVEKEVILPISLYLG